The Thioalkalivibrio nitratireducens DSM 14787 DNA segment ACGGAAACCCCGTCACCGACGGCCAGGCGCATGACTGGGCAAAGCCGTCGGGGCCAACTACCATGTAGGGATGGACACCACCGTGTGCGCCCGGGAACTGGCCTTTCGTGGCCCACATCGGGAAGCTGATCAGGCTCCCGCGGCGGCGCTGTTGCTGTCGAATTCCCCGGTGGTCCAGGAAGTCGCGGTCACCGGGCCGAACCGGGTGCTGGTGCGCTATGACCTGCGCGAAGTGACCTTCGCCGAGATCGAATCGGCACTGGAAGAACTCGGCTTCCATCTCGACAACAGCGTGCTCACCCGGCTGCGCCGCGCCTACTATGAGTACTGCGAGGACACCCGGCGCGCCAATCTGAAAGTCCGGTCGAACTGCTTCGGCCATTGCGCGCGGCGCATCTTCGTGCGCGAATACCAGAAACACGAGCACGGGTGCCGTGATCAGCGCCCGGAACACTGGCGCGCGTACTGGTGACCGCCCCCGTCCACGCCGGATCGCGCCCGCCACTCGCCGATGAACGACGATGTGCTGCTTCGCTACAGCCGGCAGATCCTGATGCCCGAAGTCGGGGCCGAGGGGCAGGAAAGGCTGGAAGCCGCCCATGCGATCGTGATGGGGCTCGGCGGGCTGGGATCCCCGATCGCTGCCTACCTCGCCGCCGCCGGCGTCGGACGGCTCACGCTGGTCGACTTCGACGAGGTCGACCTGACGAATCTCCAGCGCCAGATCCTGCACGGTCAAGCCGACATCGGCAGGCCGAAGGTCGATTCCGCCGAGGAAAGTCTGCGTAGACTGAATCCGGGCTGCCGGATCGACAAGATCCCCCGCGGACTCGAACAGCCCGAACTGGAAACGCTTTGTGCGGGCGCGGACCTGATCCTGGACGGCACCGACAACTTCGCCAGCCGGGCCCTGATCAACCGTGCGGCGGTCGCCAGCCGCACGCCGCTGATCTCGGGCGCGGTGATCCGCTTCGAGGGTCAACTCGCCACCTTCGACTTCCGGGATCCCGACGCCCCCTGCTACCACTGCCTGTACGGCGACGGCGGAGAACTCGGCGAGACCTGCAGCGAATCTGGCGTGTTCGCCAGCCTGCCCGGCGTGATTGGAAGCCTGCAGGCCACCGAGGCCCTGAAACTGCTGATCGGTCTGCCGACGCTCGCCGGGCGGCTGCTGCTGGTCGACGGCCTCACCATGAGCTTTCGCAGCCTGGCGCTCGCCCGCGACCCGCAATGTCCCGTCTGCGGCCCGACCGCCCGGCCGCACTAGTACAGTACGCCGAGGGCGCAACACGGCGCCCGCACAACCCCGGCAGTGCTGCGGCGCACGGTCCTCGATCCTGTTGTGCCTCGAAACACGACCCAAGCGGCCTACCCGGCCGTGGTACGGCGATGGGCGCGGGGTCAGTGGCGAGTCGAACCGACGTCCGGCTGCGGATCGGCACTGGCAAACAGCGCCTCGGCATCGACCGCATCGAGGCGATAGCGGGCATTGCAGAACTCGCAGGTGACCTCGACCCTGCCTTCCTGCGCCAGTGTCGCCCGGACCTCGTCCGCGCCGAGGCCGCGCAGCATCTCCTCGACCTTCTGCCGCGAGCAGCCGCAGGCGAAACGCATCGCGTGTCCCTCCAGCAGCCGCACCCTTTCCTCGTGGAAGAGACGCAGCAACAGCTTCTCAACCGGAAGTGCCAGCAGTTCCTGCGGCGAGACCGTGTCGGCCAGCAGCGTGGCCCGCATCCAGTCCTCGGAGTCCGTGCGCGTGGGAGTATCATCGGCCGCCGGCATGCCCTGCAACAGCAGACCCGCAGCCCGTTCGGGCCCCGCCGCCAGCCAGACCCGCGTGGGCAGTTGTTCGGAGCGCTCGAAATACCGGTCCAGCGCGACAGACAGCGAGCCGCCGCCGAGCTCGACCACGCCCTGGTGGCGTTCGCGGCCTGCCCCCGGATCCAGCGTGATCACCAGCCGGGCGTCGTCCCCGAAGATCTCCGACAGATCGCCGTCGGGCACCTCGCCGCGGTAGCGCGCCAGACCGCGCAGCGCGCGGCTGCCGGTGGCCTGCACCACCAGCATGTGCAACGGCCCGGAACCGGTGACCTGCAGGATCAGCGCGCCATCGAACTTCAGCGTCGCTGCGATCAGCGCCACCGCCGCATAGGCCTCACCGAGGCGGGCACGCACCCCCGGCGGGTAGTCGTGGCGTTCCAAAAGTGCCTTCCAGGAATCGTCGAGATGCACCCACTCGCCACGCACCGCCGTGCGCTCCAGCAGGAAACGGTGCAGGGTGTCCCGCTCGTCGCTCACCGGCCGTCCCGGATTCGGTTGTCCCGCATCGCTGCGTAGCGCGCGTGCCGGAGTGCGCGCTGCGGCGCCGACGAAAACCTCGAACATGCCCGACAAGGCGCGGGATACAACGACCCGCGCGCAGGGCCGGGCCCGTTCCGGCGACGCGGGCCGATCGCGACGCCACGACATGCGTTTCCAGGCACCGGGAGCGGGCGCAGGAACACGTTCACGGGCGCTCAATCACCCTTGCAACCGCGTGCGCAGCCGCTCGTTGACCTGCGCCGGATTGGCCTTGCCCCGGGTCTTCTTCATCACCTGACCGACGAAAAACCCGAAGACCTTGTCCTTGCCGGAGCGGAACTGCTCGACCTGGGCCGGGTTCGCGGCGATCACCTCGTCGATGATCGCGTCGATCGCACCGGTATCGGTGATCTGCTTCAGCCCGCGCGCGTCGATGATCGCATCGGCATCGCCCTCGCCGGCCCACATCGCCTCGAACACCTCTTTCGCGATCTTGCCGGAGATGGTCTCGTCCTGGATCCGGACCAGCAACTGCGCGAGTGCCCCCGCCGGCACCGGGCTGTGTTCCACTACCAGCTCGGAGCGGTTCAACGCAGCCGTGAACTCGCCCATGACCCAGTTCGCGGCCAGCTTCGGCGCGTCACAGCCGGCTGCCACCGCCTCGAAGTAGTCGGCCATTTCCCGGCTCGCAGTCAACGATCCGGCATCATAGGCCGACAGGCCGTATTCGCTGATGAAGCGGTCACGCTTCGCATCGGGAAGCTCCGGCAGCCGGCCACGGATCGCGTCGACGAACTCCGGGTGGATCACCACCGGCAACAGGTCGGGATCCGGGAAGTAGCGGTAGTCGTTGGCCTCTTCCTTCGAGCGCATCGAGCGCGTCTCGTCGCGGTCCGGGTCGTACAGGCGCGTCTCCTGCACCACCGTTCCGCCAGCCTCGAGCAGGTCGATCTGGCGTTCCACCTCGAAATTGATCGCGCGCTCGACGAAACGGAACGAGTTCAGGTTCTTGATCTCGGTGCGGGTGCCGAACGCCTGCTGGCCCTTCGGGCGCACCGACACGTTGGCGTCGCAGCGGAAACTGCCCTCCTGCATGTTGCCGTCGCTGATGCCGAGATAGCGCACCAGCGCGTGCAGCTTCTTCATGTACGCGACCGCTTCCTTCGCCGAGCGCAGGTCCGGCTCGGAGACGATCTCGACCAACGGTGTTCCCGCGCGGTTGAGGTCGATGCCGGTCATCGCGGCAAAGCCCTCGTGCAGGCTCTTGCCGGCGTCCTCCTCGAGATGTGCGCGGGTCACCCCGATGCGTTTGCGGCCACCGTCTTCCCGGTCGATGTCCAGATGCCCCTCGGCGACGATCGGCAGCTCGTACTGCGAGATCTGGTAGCCCTTCGGCAGGTCCGGGTAGAAGTAGTTCTTGCGCGCAAACACCGACCGCGGCGCGATGCGCGCATCGATCGCGAGCCCCAGCATCACCGCCTTCTCGACCACCCCGGCATTCAGCACCGGCAGCACGCCGGGCAGCCCCAGGTCGACCGCGCAGGCCTGCCGGTTCGGCTCGGCACCGTAGGCAGTCGCGGCGCCGGAGAAGATCTTCGAGACGGTGTTGAGCTGGGCGTGGATCTCCAGCCCGATCACGGTTTCCCATTCCATCTGTTGCGCTCCCAGGGTCCTGTTCTAGACGAACGACGCCGGCATACGCGCATGCCAGTCGGTATCCCGCTGGAACTGGTGGGCGACCCCCAGCAGCCGCGATTCGTCGAAGTAGTTGCCGATCAACTGCAGACCCACCGGCAGGCAGCCGACCGTGCCCGCCGGCATCGACAGGCCCGGCAGACCGGCCAGGTTCACCGCGATGGTGTAGATGTCGGAAAGGTACATCCTGACCGGGTCCGCACTCTTCTCGCCGAGGCAAAACGGCAGCTCCGGAGTCGTCGGGCCGGCGATCACGTCGACCCGTTCGAACGCACGCCGGAAATCGTCCGCGATCAGCCTGCGAACCTTCTGGGCCTTCAGGTAATAAGCGTCGTAGTACCCGGCCGAAAGCACGTAGGTGCCGATCATGATGCGCCGCTTCACCTCTGCCCCGAAGCCCTCGGCGCGCGAGCGGGTATAGAGATCGGTCAGGTCGCGCGGCTCCGCGCAGCGATGCCCGTAACGCACGCCATCGTAGCGGGCTAGGTTCGACGAGCACTCGGCCGGGGCCACCACGTAGTAGGCGGGCACCGACAGGCCGCTGTTCGGCAGGCTGATCTCGACGAGTTCCGCGCCGCGGTCCTTCAGCACCGCTAGCGCGGCGTCGGTCGCCGCGCGCACCGACGGATCCAGGCCATCGCCGAAGAACTCGTTCGGCAGGCCGATACGCAGACCCTTCAGGTTCGCGTCCAGCCCGGCGGTGAAATCCTCGTCCGGGCGCTCGACGCTGGTCGAATCGCGCGGATCGAAGCCCGCCATCGCGTTCAGCATCATCGCGCAGTCCTCGGCGGTCGCGGCCATCGGCCCGCCCTGGTCGAGACTGGAGGCGAACGCGATCATCCCGTAGCGCGACACCCGGCCGTAGGTCGGCTTGACACCGGTGATGCCACAGAACGCCGCCGGCTGGCGAATCGAGCCGCCGGTGTCGGTGCCGGTCGCGCCCGGCACCAGCCGCGCCGCGACCGCGGCCGCGGAACCGCCGGACGAACCGCCGGGCACCCGGTCGGCATCCCAGGGATTGCGCACCGCGCCGTAGAAGCTGGTCTCGTTCGACGACCCCATCGCGAACTCGTCCATGTTGGTCTTGCCCAGCGTGACCGCGCCGGCGGCGTTCATGCGCTCGACCACGGTCGCATCAAAGGGGGCGACGAACGGGTCCAGCATCTTGGAACCGCAGCTGGTGCGCACGCCGCGGGTGCAGAAAATGTCCTTCTGGGCCACCGGAAGGCCGAGCAGCGCCGCCTGTTCGCCCCTGGCCAGCCGCCGATCGGCCGCATCGGCCGCTGCCAGCGCCGCCTCCGGGGTGACGGTGATAAAGCTGTTGATCTGCGCATCCAGCCGATCGACACGCTGGAGATAGAGTTCGGTCAGTTCGCGGCTGCTGATGTCCCGCGCGCGCAGTCGCCGGGCCCAGCCGGCAAGGGTATCGAGTGTCATCGCGTCAGGGTCCGTCGGTGGTACCTGGAAGAGTCGGGGGGCGAGAGAGTCAGCGGGCCTGCCAGCGCAAGGCGGTTCCCGGGCGCTGGCAAATCCCGTCGTGGTGATCCGCAAGCCGGCGCGGTGCCCGGTCCACGCCCGGCAGGGCCACGGCTGTGGCCGTCATTCGATCACGCGCGGCACGAGATAGAGCCCGCCCTCGACCGCGGGTGCGATGGCCTGGAACACGTCCCGCTGGTCGCTTTCGGTGACCGCGTCGGGCCGCAGGCGCTGCTCGGCATCGAGCGGGTGAGCCATCGGCTCGATGCCCTCGATCTCGGCCGCGTTCAGGGCCTCGACGAAATCGAAGATGTCGCTGAGCCCGGCCGCGAATCCCTCCGCCTCCCGGTCGTCCATCGCCAGCCTGGCCAGGTCGGCGATGCGGTGCACTTGGTCGCTGTTCAGAGACATGGTTCAGGCCATTTTCCTGCTGGATCACAAAGCGCGAAAGTTACCATAAAGCATACCTTGCCCAAAGCCATGGCCGCTTGCTAGTCTTTCGCGTTCTTTCCCGCCCGCTTCCCGTCAGGTTCAGCTATGTTCAAACGCGTTTTGGGGTTGTTCTCCAACGACATCTCGATCGATCTGGGTACAGCCAACACGCTGATCTACATGCGCGGTCAGGGCATCGTATTAAACGAGCCCTCGGTGGTCGCGATCCGCCAGGACCGCGGCCCCGGCGGCCCGCGTTCGCTTGAGGCCGTGGGGACCGAGGCCAAGAAGATGCTGGGGCGCACGCCGGAGAACGTGACCACCATACGGCCGATGAAAGACGGCGTGATCGCCGATTTCACCACCACCGAGAAAATGCTGCAGCACTTCATCAAGAAAGTGCACGAACGGCGGGTGTTCCGGCCCAGCCCGCGGGTGCTGGTCTGCGTGCCCTGCGGCGCGACCCAGGTCGAGCGCCGGGCGATCCGGGAATCGGCCTTCGGAGCCGGCGCGCGCAAGGTCTACCTGCTGCAGGAACCGGTGGCGGCCGCGATCGGCGCCGGCATTCCGCTCGACGAGGCGGTCGGCTCGATGGTCCTTGATATCGGCGGCGGCACCTCCGAGGTCGCAGTGCTGTCGATGAACGGCATCGTATACTCGGAGTCGGTGCGCATCGGCGGCGACACCTTCGACGAGGCGGTCATGTCCTACGTGCGTCGCAATTACGGCGTGCTGATCGGCGAGGCCACTGCGGAACGCATCAAGCACGCGATCGGCTCCGCGTACCCGGGCAAGGATCTGCTCGAGATCGAGGTCAAGGGCCGCAACCTTGCCGAGGGGGTACCTCGCTCGTTCACCTTGAACAGCAACGAGATTCTCGAAGCGCTGCAGGATCCGCTGCACGGCATTGTGTCGGCCGTGCGCACCGCGCTGGAGCAAACTCCACCCGAACTCGGTGCGGACGTCGCTGAACGCGGGATCGTGCTCACCGGCGGCGGCGCCTTGCTCCAGCACATCGACCGGCTGATCATGGAGGAAACGGGTATCCCGGTGGTGATCGCCGAGGATCCCCTGACCTGCGTGGCACGCGGTGGCGGCCGCGTGCTGGAGATGCTCGACGAAAAACGGGTCGACTTCCTGGCCAGCGAGTAGTCGTCCCGCCCGCTGGAGGACGTGTCATCGACAAACCGCTGTTCAGCCTGGGGGTCTCGCCGACCCTGCGCCTGCTGGCGGTGGTACTGATCGCCCTGGCCCTGATGGTACTCGACCACCGCCTCAACCAGCTGCAGACGCTGCGCAACCTGTTCGCGACCGTAGCCTACCCGGTGCAGCTGGCGGTCGATGCCCCAATCCGGATCGGCAGCCGGATGCTCGAGTCCTTCTCCAGCCACGAGCAACTGGTACTCGAAAACCGGCTGCTGCGGTCCGAGCTGATGGAGCTGCGGGCGCGGCAGCTGCGTTTCGACGCGTTGCAGATGGAGAACGACCGGCTCCGCGCGCTGCTGCACACCTCGACGCAGGCCGCCGAACGGGTACAGATCGCGAAACTGCTGGCGGTCGATCTCGATCCCTTCCGCCAGCAGATCGTGATCAACAAGGGGCGCCTGGACGGCGCCTACCCGGGACAGCCGCTGATCAACGCCGACGGGGTCGTCGGCCAGATCCTGACGGCACACTGGACCAGCTCGACCGCGTTGCTGATCTCCGACCCCGGCCATGCGTTGCCGGTCATCGTTGCGCGAACCGGGCTGCGTGCACTGGCGGTCGGCACCGGGAACCCGCGGCGGCTGAGCCTGCGCCACGTACCCCCGCAGGAAGACATCGAGGAGGGCGATCTGCTACTGACCTCCGGCCTCGGAGGCCGGTTTCCGGCCGACTACCCGGTCGCCCGCATCGTGTCCGTCGAGCACCGGCCGGGGCAGTCGTTCCTGCTGATTGCGGCCGAGCCGCTGGCGGCACTGGACCGTTCCCGCGAGGTGCTTCTGCTGTGGACGGAACCGCCCGAGCCCGACGAGGCAGGGCACGAAGACGGAGCGGCGGATACCCCGAAATGACGACCGCGCTGGGCATGCCCGCACCGGTCGCGGTCTCGCTGCTGGTCGCGCTGGCGCTGACCATCGTGCCACTGCCCGATGCCATCGCGGCGACCCGGCCCGAGTGGGTCTTGCTCGTGCTGATTTACTGGGGCATGGCCTTTCCCCGCCGGGTCGGAATCGTCACCGCCTTCATTGCCGGCCTGTTCCTCGACGTGCTGCAGAACCAATTGCTCGGGCAGAACGCGCTTTCGCTTGCGGTGGCCATGTTCATCGTACTGCAGATCTATCCGCGCATGCGGGTATTTCCGGTCTGGCAACAATCCGTCGCCGTGGCCTTTCTGGTCACGCTGGTCAGCGTGCTCAATCTTTGGGTGCGCGGCGCGACGGGCCTGCCACCGGGCAGCATGATGTACTGGGCCCCGGTGCTCAGCAGCGCTCTGGTCTGGCCGCTCCTCTATCACGTACTGCGCGAGGCCCGCCGCCGCTGGCTGCTGCACCTGACCTGAGGCGATGTGAGAATGAATCCCGGCCATCGCGAGGAGGGAGCACGCCGCGTCAGCATCGCCTGTCTCCTTGGGAGCATTACGGATTTGTTCCAATGGGTGACGAACCTGCTCGGCGACCCCTGGTCCCGGCGCGCCTGCGGCGCGTTCGCGAGCAGGCTCGCTCCTACGCGGTCCAAGGCAGCGCTTATCGGTCTGCCTGGATGAGCCAGAACAATCCGGTAATGCTCCCGTCTCCTTCCACCCAAGGCTCGGAATGATGCAAGATCTCGCGCGAACGGCGATGGCGTGGGCGGCGCCCCCGTTGAGGAAAGAGGCGGGAAAGGCCGTCATCCGCCATCTGGCGCCGGGGAGACACGAATGCCACGTGACAGATAACGCTGCGCTCCTCCGGCCACAGATCGCCGAGGGGTATCTTTACACAGCAACTGCCTCGCCAGCTGGCCTATCGCCGCCGCCGCCGGGCAGGGAACCGAACTGAATCTTGAGCAGGCAAGAAGGGGGCTACGAAATGCCTTATTCCAAGTGGCAACGGCGATACCTGCCGAATACCAACAACGAACGGCGGGCGCCCTTGGTCGCGAGCCGCCTCGACACCTGCGGACCCGCCAATGCATGATCATGGGCTGATCACCACGGAGACCGGCTTGCGCGCACTGCTCGATGCCATTGCCGGGAGCGAGTGGGTGGCGATGGACACCGAGTTCATCCGCGAAAAAACGTACTTTCCGAAACTCTGCCTGATCCAGCTCGCGACCCCCGATCACATCGCCTGCGTCGATCCGCTCGCACTCGGCGGTATCGGGCAGCTGGACCAACTGCTGCAAGACTCGGCGGTACTCAAGGTTTTTCACGCAGCCAGCCAGGATCTCGAAGTCCTTTACCTCGTCACCGGCAAGGTGGCATCCCCGGTCTTCGATACCCAGGTGGCCGCGAGCCTGCTGGGGCACGGGGAACAGGTAGGCTATGCCAATCTGGTGGAGGCCGTGCTGCACCGCGAACTCGACAAGACCCAGTCACGCACGGACTGGGCGCGGCGCCCGCTGCAGCCCGCGCAACTCGAATATGCGCGTGATGATGTGCGTTTCCTCACGGAATTGTTCGTGCAGTTGCAAAAGGAACTCGACGCGCTTGGCCGACTGGACTGGCTGCAGCCGGAAATGGAGGCATTGACCCGGCCCGAACAGTACCGGCCCGATCCGGCCCGGGCCTGGCTCCGGGTCAGCGGGCACAAGCGACTCAAGCCGCGGGATCTGGCGGTGCTGCGCGAACTCGCGGCCTGGCGCGAAACCGAAGCGCGGGACCTGGACCGCCCCCGCCGCTGGGTGATCAGCGACGACGCTCTGCTGACCATCGCGCGCACACGCCCCGCGGATCTTCAGACCCTGCACGCCCAGCGCGGGCTGCCGAGGAATCTGGACGAGCAGCGGGCCCGGCAGATCCTGGAGGCCGTTCAGCAGGGCTGCGCGGCACCGAAGGAGAGCTGGCCTGCGGTCTCACGAAGGCAACCGTTGAGCGAGGCCGAGGAAGTCGTGGCCGACGTCTGCATGGCGCTGCTGCGCGAACTCGCGCGCCGGCAGAAGATCAGCCCCCAAGCCATCGCGAGCCGCAAGGACGTAATGGCACTGATGCGCAGGGAAGACGGCGCCACGCTGGCGCAGGGATGGCGGGCACGCGTCGCCGGGGCCCAGCTGCAGCGCTGGCTGGACGGCGCCAGCGCACTGCGCCGCAGTTCATCGGGAATCGAACTGGACCGATGAGGCGTATCCCTGCCCGGCCTGTAACCGGCGGGCGCCGGGCGGACCCATTCCATCGGACCCGTCCAGCCTGCGGTTCCGTTCGTGGAAAGAGGAGGTCCCCAGCGCCATCAAGGGGCGCTGTATACACCCCGGCGCGGCGAGGCCAGTCGGCCCTGGCGCTTCAGGTACGCCAGCGTCTGGCTGATGTTCTTGGTGTCGATACCAGCCGCCTCGGCCTGCTCCCGAATCTCGCTCACCATCATCTCGGGCTTGGTCGCGACGATGTCGCACAGCTTCTGGCTGATGGTGCCACCCGCCGCCGTTCCGCTGCGGCGTCCACCCGCGGCGCGCGCCTTCGGGGTTCGCCCCCCGAGATCCCGGATTTCGCGATCGAGTTCCGCGAGTTCTGCCCGCTGCCGCGCTACAATTTCCTTTCGTTTTTTCCGCAGCGCTTCGAGTTTCTTCTTCCGGCTGGCCTCGCGCCGTTCGGCCTCCTGCTGCTCGCGCTCGCGAGCCAGGGCATACAATTCCTCAGCGGTCAGGTCAGAGATTTTCTTCGTTTCAGCGTTCATCAAATTTCCTCTCTCGTTCAATTGCTAGGGTCAAGACTCTTGAGCAACAGATTTTGTTCCATACAAGTTAATGGAAATTTCACGAACAAACAATAATCCCGTTGGGAGGCCAAACGTTCTCGTGCACCCCCGCCTGAATGCAACACAAGAGGCCGCGATCCGCGAGGCGGCCGCGCAGTTTTACTACCGCATGGCCGCGCTGCCGGCACCGGCGATCCGGTTCGATCTTCGTGGCCGCTCCGCCGGACAATGGCGCCTGCGCGGCGGGATTGAAACATTGCGATTCAATCCCGAGGCCTTCCTGCGCGACTGGAATGCACACTTTCCCGCCACCATCGCACATGAGGTCGCCCATTCGCTGGTCTACCGACGCTTCACACACGCGCAGCTGCGCCCGCATGGGCCGCAATGGCGTGCCATCATGACCCAACTGGGATTTCCTCCGGAGGTCACACATCGGACCCCGCTCAGCGGGCGTCGCAGCCGCTTCTACCTATATCGATGCCGATGCCGCACGCACCGCCTCGGCCCGCGCCGGCATTATCTGGTGACTCGACGGGGTTACCGGTGTGCCTGTTCTCAATGCGGCGCTACGCTGCATTACGGAAACCAGCTGGAGTGGCGCCAGGCCTGACCTTCGCGCATGGACCAGACCCAGTACAGCACTTCGATCCTTCCGCGGTATACCGCATGAGCGCACGCGAGACCGATACGCCGGTACTGGTCGTGGGCCCTGCCTGGGTAGGCGACATGATCATGGCCCAAAGCCTGTTCATCACGTTGAGCCGCACCCGGCCGGGGGTCGCGATCGACGTGATCGCCCCGCCGTGGAGCCTGCCGATCCTGGAGCGCATGCCTGAGGTGCGTCGCGCCATCCCCCTGCCCGTGGCGCACGGCGAACTCGCGCTGCGCAGACGCTGGCAGCTCGGCCGCCGCCTGCGGGCCGAGGGCTACGCGCAGGCGATCGTGCTGCCACGCTCGGCGAAGGCGGCCCTGCCGGTGTTCGCCGCGGGCATCGCGCGCCGCACCGGCTACCGGGGGGAGTTCCGGTACGGGCTGCTGAACGACATCCGACCGCTGGAGCGCGCACGCCTCTACCGCACCGTAGATCGCTTCGTGAACCTCGGCCTGGAACCCGATTCCGCCCCGCCCGCGCCGCTTCCCGAACCGCGGCTGCGGATCGCCCCGGCAGCCGCGGCCAGAACAGCCGCTGCGCTGGGCCTGAACGCCGACACCGCGCCGGCACTCGCACTGTGCCCGGGCGCCGAATACGGCCCCGCCAAGCGCTGGCCGGAGGAACACTTCGCCCGCGTCGCCCGCGACCGCCTCGCCGCCGGTTGGCAGGTCTGGCTACTCGGATCGGACCGCGACCGCGCGGTGACCCACGCGATCGCGGCGGCTGCTCCCGGGGCGGTCGATCTCGCCGGACGCACCACGCTGGCGCAGGCGGTCGACCTGCTCTCGCTCGCCCGCGCCGTGGTCAGCAACGACTCGGGGCTGATGCACGTAGCCGCGGCGGTCGCTGCGCCGGTGATCGCGCTGTACGGATCGTCGGACCCGAACTACACGCCGCCGCTGAGCGGCAAGGCGCGGATTCTGAGCCTGGGCCTCGACTGCAGCCCGTGCTTCCGGCGTGAATGCCCGCTCGGGCACCTGAACTGCCTGCGCCAGTTGGCGCCCGAACGCGTGATCACGCTGCTCGACGAGACCTGAAGGAAGCGCCCTCGACACAACCTACCACCTGATTATCACGGAAGCTCTGCAAACTGGAACGGGCCGCCATCGAAACCACCGTCATCGCGAGGAGCGAAGCCTTTAGCCGCGAGCGCAGCGTGGCGGGACGTGGCGATCCAAACGGCGTGAGCCCTCCCCACGCCGCCTGGATTATTCGCTGCGCTCACGCTGCGGGCCAGCCTTCGGCTGTTCAATGCGCTGCGCGCATTAGTGCCGCGCTACGCACTACGCACTACGCACTACGCACTACGCTCGCAATGACGACCGACGCAGAACGGTGTCGTGCTCGCTGCGGAGGTTTCGTGATAATCAGGACCTACCATGGCGTCTACCGGTCGCCGGGGCGCGAACGGCGGGGTCTTTCACGTTGCGGGCCACACGGGTCAGACGGCGAGACGGTCGATCCGCTCGCAGACGTCAGCGACCGTGATCAACTCCATCGCCCGCGGATGCCGGACCCGCGTGCCCCAGCGCAGCGTATCCGGCTCGCGGCCGAGGAACCGGCGCACCGCGTCCGGATAGCGGTCGACGACGAACTCGCGATGGCGATAGGGCCCGGTGCGTTGCGGGTTCGAGGTGGCGTACAGGCCGATCACCGGCACATCGAGTGCGCTCGCGATGTGCACCGGCCCGGAGTCTGGCCCGATCAGGCCCGCGCAGCGCGCCAGCACCGCAGCCAGCTGCTTCAGGCTGGTCTGCCCCACCAGGTCCACGGGGCGCACGCGCGCCCCGGCCACGATCGCGTCCGCGTAGGCGCGCTCGCGTGCCGACGGGCCACCGGTCAACACCACGCGGAAACCGCGCGCGGCGGCGTGGTCCGCCACCGCCACATAGCGCTCTGCCGGCCAGTCCCGGTAGTTATGCAGCCGCAGGCTGGAGCA contains these protein-coding regions:
- the mreD gene encoding rod shape-determining protein MreD, giving the protein MTTALGMPAPVAVSLLVALALTIVPLPDAIAATRPEWVLLVLIYWGMAFPRRVGIVTAFIAGLFLDVLQNQLLGQNALSLAVAMFIVLQIYPRMRVFPVWQQSVAVAFLVTLVSVLNLWVRGATGLPPGSMMYWAPVLSSALVWPLLYHVLREARRRWLLHLT
- the mreC gene encoding rod shape-determining protein MreC; the encoded protein is MDKPLFSLGVSPTLRLLAVVLIALALMVLDHRLNQLQTLRNLFATVAYPVQLAVDAPIRIGSRMLESFSSHEQLVLENRLLRSELMELRARQLRFDALQMENDRLRALLHTSTQAAERVQIAKLLAVDLDPFRQQIVINKGRLDGAYPGQPLINADGVVGQILTAHWTSSTALLISDPGHALPVIVARTGLRALAVGTGNPRRLSLRHVPPQEDIEEGDLLLTSGLGGRFPADYPVARIVSVEHRPGQSFLLIAAEPLAALDRSREVLLLWTEPPEPDEAGHEDGAADTPK
- a CDS encoding SprT-like domain-containing protein gives rise to the protein MHPRLNATQEAAIREAAAQFYYRMAALPAPAIRFDLRGRSAGQWRLRGGIETLRFNPEAFLRDWNAHFPATIAHEVAHSLVYRRFTHAQLRPHGPQWRAIMTQLGFPPEVTHRTPLSGRRSRFYLYRCRCRTHRLGPRRHYLVTRRGYRCACSQCGATLHYGNQLEWRQA
- the waaF gene encoding lipopolysaccharide heptosyltransferase II gives rise to the protein MSARETDTPVLVVGPAWVGDMIMAQSLFITLSRTRPGVAIDVIAPPWSLPILERMPEVRRAIPLPVAHGELALRRRWQLGRRLRAEGYAQAIVLPRSAKAALPVFAAGIARRTGYRGEFRYGLLNDIRPLERARLYRTVDRFVNLGLEPDSAPPAPLPEPRLRIAPAAAARTAAALGLNADTAPALALCPGAEYGPAKRWPEEHFARVARDRLAAGWQVWLLGSDRDRAVTHAIAAAAPGAVDLAGRTTLAQAVDLLSLARAVVSNDSGLMHVAAAVAAPVIALYGSSDPNYTPPLSGKARILSLGLDCSPCFRRECPLGHLNCLRQLAPERVITLLDET
- the rnd gene encoding ribonuclease D, with amino-acid sequence MHDHGLITTETGLRALLDAIAGSEWVAMDTEFIREKTYFPKLCLIQLATPDHIACVDPLALGGIGQLDQLLQDSAVLKVFHAASQDLEVLYLVTGKVASPVFDTQVAASLLGHGEQVGYANLVEAVLHRELDKTQSRTDWARRPLQPAQLEYARDDVRFLTELFVQLQKELDALGRLDWLQPEMEALTRPEQYRPDPARAWLRVSGHKRLKPRDLAVLRELAAWRETEARDLDRPRRWVISDDALLTIARTRPADLQTLHAQRGLPRNLDEQRARQILEAVQQGCAAPKESWPAVSRRQPLSEAEEVVADVCMALLRELARRQKISPQAIASRKDVMALMRREDGATLAQGWRARVAGAQLQRWLDGASALRRSSSGIELDR